The Dreissena polymorpha isolate Duluth1 chromosome 9, UMN_Dpol_1.0, whole genome shotgun sequence genome contains the following window.
GATAACACATTTAGAGCTAACTGGACATTGCATATTGGTTAAAGGTGAATATACAATAAGGTAATGTTGTCAAATGTTGTTGCGTTATGCATAAGGCAAAATATAATGCTATATTTTTGTATAGATTGCATTCCGATAAAATGTTTCCTGATTTTACGGAATTAGCGTATTAGACACTTTTTAAGCGGTCCATTGACATATGATATATCAAACAAAGAGCATGACTTTAACTTCTTTTATACAGTACTAAGtaaatacaattttcatttttatacatatatgaacGTGCCGTCATTCATTAGAATCATTAGAGAAACCGATTAGCCCCACGCAGTGATGTTGCTTGCTTTTCGTGTTTAACATGCTGGTACGTTTTGATTGGGAACAATAATCGTTTTGAACCATGACAATCGCAAAACAATCATATCTCAAGCAACATAACACGATTATTTGAATAGTCGTCAGTAAAATACACAGTACACTATAAATCCTCTTAATCGtattataatgattttatgtttctgAATTATGTTCTCTCCTATTGTGTGGTAATGTgtagaaaacaaaatactttaaatataaaatgaatgttGCAAAAATAATTGACCGGCTTAGAAGAACGTACCATAGTATTTACTGCACTATTGTAGTGCATGTTATCCATACTATTTGCAGACATAAACTTTCAGTTTAGATTTAGAACTACATATTCAGTTCTAGTTTGTGATGAACGGACATTTATCTTATCatgaaaaaaacaagaacaatatgACCAAACCTTAAAACACCTCAGGTACTGTGTTGTTTGTGTTTATCTTTTCTAAGCACACGCATTTTTATCCCAATGCTGTCGGCCAATATAAAAACTAGGCCATCTGATGTCAAAAACTAGTCCactgtttaaaatttaaaaaaaaacaagtgtgtTTACATCATAAAAGTCACATGTATGTGCAATCTTCATAAatctttgtcaaaacattagttttaatTACATCTCAGTTCAGTTTGTGGTGAAAAGTATGTTGTTTGTTTAACAATATGGCCGCAAAGTGGCCGTGCAGTTTACGTTATATGATAAAATTCAAACCATGTTTACACTTTATTTATCAAAAGTTAAGTCAAATGTTAATGCCCATTGGTCGGATATGTGTTGTTATGATACTGGGTGCACGACCACGTGATTTAGTGGGGTTCACAAACAATTAAACGTTATTGGTAGTAAATACACCTGAACGTGcagcttttgtttattatgacttttcaaataacaatgtttcttaagaatttcatcaAGTGCATAGCATGCAGTTTTTATGCTGCGTATGGCAGTTTGAATAcgtaataattaatttatttaataagcctatgTCATTGGCCAATTTTTTAAGTATACCGCATAtatgtacacggttatgctgcacgcaacgtgaaatgtgTGCACCGATTTCAGACTCATTCTAGGATGTATAATTCAATCGgtacaaactgcaagaacaactgtcgtttatgcattaaataatttCGCAAGTATATTCCAAAAATATCTGCATATTGATAATCTTAACGGTGCGTTAACATTAAGTCCAGCCCGTGTTTAAACCACTGctaaccccgttgatcctgcactaTTGATATCTTCGCCGTATTGcaaaatgatatttgtctaaggaaaaacaaggccgccaggggcggggcagttttctttatatggcgaTGGAAAAACCTTGTCAACATTTTAAGTCTTATCTTCATAAGCTTTCTCAGAATCTTGAATGTATGATATCTCGGCCAAGTTTTATCATGGTTCTGGCCCTGTATGATATCTCGGCCAAGTTTGATTATGGTTCTGGCccgttgaaaaaacatgggcgccaggAGGCGGGACACTCTTCCTTACACGGCTATATTAAAGCCTTGACAATTCTCTATAAGTCTCACGTTTAGTCCAATCGTCATAAACGCAATCAGAAGATTGCTTCTAATGATAACTCtgctaagtttgaaaattgtttcggtTCGTTGATAATCGTGGCCGCCAGGGAATGGGGCAGATGTCATTTAACGGATATAATAAATGTGTGTTAACACTAGAGGAAACATGTTCAGTGCATTCATGACACGTGGTAAACAAATGTGATGTTATGATATCTTTGCCGAGTTCAAAaattccgatccgttgaaaaacttGGCAGCCAGGTGGTGGGTAGTTTTCCTGATACGACTTTAACCCTTTTAACGATCTAGAAGTTACATGTTTAGTTAAATCTTCATGCAAGTTGGTAATACTTTGTGTTTAAATTATTTCTCAGCTGAGATAACAAACATGTTTAGTAACATGGGCTCCATGggaatgtaaattattttttatatagcgATTGCGAAACCTTTTTGAACACAAGAGGTCGTGTATGTAGTCAACTCATCTCGTTCATGAAATCATCTCTGATAATTAGATGTTATGATAGCTGGTGCGTTGAAATGCAGTGGCGGGGCGGTTTACATTATATgcctatagtgaaacattgtttaCGCTCAAGACATCATATtgttagtccaatcttcataaaacgaGGTAAAATTATTGCTCGAATAAGTTTTTTTCAATGTTGACGGTACGTTACAAAACTTGACAGCAACGAAATTGTGCAGTTCTCATAATATGTCTCAAGTGAATCCtctttaaggggtgttgcggcagtttatttaacggagaatatatttatagcaacaccgatggtgctattatcacaactcaataattttgttatcagtatcatcagaaatgaccgagttggtttataattcaattgtcagtggttcgatcccaggtggggttacctttttttacttctttttttatttctttaatttcattcttgttttatactggagctttttagtcatgtcgcttaaatttatcaatttaaagcatttaatcacaaacttcaaaacaagccgaaatctgtgaacaagtacatgtaagttattaatgattaaggtcgagtttgatactgtatggtattatgtttgtgattaaatattgttttatatttatgtcttttggtaagtttttgtgatcccagttaagattcaaaacaatttctaatgtttatgcatatttcttacaatctaggtaccggtacttgggttttgcctaattgatgtattttataaaatttgacgtagacggtagggatagttaaaacaaaaaaaatctctgataaaagtgcggtgaccccctttttttatttttgtttcatgataacaatacattgatgaacatatttgagaagtttcgcaaaagttattagatagaacttttttaaattccatttttgtggtaaaaatagtaaaaaaatgacgtttttttgggtgacataaaaattatacaaattaaatttcttaaaatttaacttgtgttctccatttttttggttgtttgtggttTACTTAAATAGTATATGAcatatattagcttatataatctCTATATGTTTctaatttcataggttattaatcattattatgcaattagagatttttcagttttaatgaaaaagtacatattatataatggtgaataaaatccaaacaaagccggtgaccctatgtttttattgcatttttcatttagtatttgtatagtacttgaataaaatttttgagcaaaagttattagatggaaaaaaatcatcaaaactgcagcaacaccacTTAACACTCTAAAAATCGCATTTTAGTCAAATCTTTTTAGAGCCTCATCAGACCATTTTGTGTTATGATTTATCGGCCTTGTTTAGAAAGTGTTTTGGTGAGATGAACAACATATACATTGAGGGGATGGATGTCAGTTTCCCTTAAATGACATATGTGAAACCATGGTATCACTCGTGAGGTCATATTGtgtgttcaatcttcatgaaactcaagCCAAACAATGGTGCACAAGTTAACCTGCCCTGGTTTGTAAACGCTTACCCCTGTAATAAAAGGCTTTATTATAAACCACACGGCTAACCGGGTTACTACAggtcaaaatgctttttttactTCATATAAGGCATCCACGTATTatcgcaaaatataacgataacaacataactttctaaagtttgtaacgctttataatgtaATCATTTTCTAACGATTAAGTTTCGCAGACGAACATGTATTTTCATTATGAGTCACCGTCGGTTGAATTATTTCGCTCACAGATTTATATagattatttgttgttttatccTGTGACAATCTGAAAATTCTCATTTTGTCAAACTGTGCATGTGGATCTATCGTGATGTCTTAAACATGTCTTCTATACTTAATAACACAGTTCAAATTGTACCAACTTCCTTGTTTTTATCTATCAATATACacaagtgaaactccagctgctcgagcagtattgcattttcattataaacaattagttcgtcctttatttaaggcaagtgaccaactgtcaaaacagtacgaaacagcacaatacgaaacaacatacacacatagaaaaataaagcttgggtcaccgccttggaacggtcaatgcaaagcattggggtttttAACCGGTTTTAGAGTGCTCAACCTCACACTCCCCCCAGCATATTCTTTATACAgatatgtgtaaataaaatgtgtgtataagtagcattgcaactcaaattaaacaatttaattaccatttaattactcaatggtaggatggagaccagagcaacagagttacaacttgtATAGGAACGattaaatgaaattacgaacaagtgtcaactatatcacttctttttaaaacataatattttggtatgttttgttatttgCAATAGACGagataattgttattgtttacattcggaattttccgcgcatgcgcactgactggttggcaaaaacactggttacagtcaataaaaacatgtataaggggcttttgtttagtcaatttaacgaaaaaaaatccgaaacaaacattacaactcttaaacaatagtgcaaatatatcatatttagtaccaataaatgtatattcatatatataatttcctctttataaaaatacaaataagttatttgcatcagagtaaacgtggtcggaagactaaatactaacaataccacacaacaaaacaataaataagccgtattcttttttatagtaagactttaaaaattgatatttcaaaacttataaaacatattactttgattataactataaacggtgtgggtattgttattgctcatcagcgatcaaaagtgtattataagaggcgcatttaatcaattataaaacaaagccataaaaaacggaatacattacaatcgttaaatattgaacaatattttaaatttaaagttataaagcactgtattattatgattaaactggctaacatataaatacacatgttcctgttaatTCGTTTCgcacaaatatcttcttttttaatatgttaaattatttattaaagcaaaaatTACGTATTtcggctttaatatttggcttgctcaatatgactgctcaatataccaatagatgacatggaggtatcataaagtctgccacatgtggtctatgcaaggacccaattaaagtataggtccctatgtttatgacaccggcatgttttctgtgtaattgtctgggcagtctccgatcataacgagataatatgcttgtgacgaacaacggtgcaattaaacaccaggttagaaatgctgaaacaaaagtgtcaaaattggtttgcacaattaaataaaacaattatatttatgaatttatttgttgggtaacaaggcaagtttgttcagatatattaaggttaaaatcagttactatatgttgcgaacaaatagcgatctatttgttgtttgttttcatccttatttgtgttatttcattaaatttaatttattctaaaagaatttccatttctaAAATTGTGTATCTAAGTGGACGTGAAaatgcgtttagtagagatttttgtggtaaccacatatcgagctcgtcgatagtgtacgctccactccagagctcgtttttagtaaaaataaataatttcaacactataatcgttccaaaaatgaatttccacgcatgcttatgttttattcagacataaatagtaaaattattatttgatacagttcatgattatcaataaaaacgattattatgtcaaccttctctatatgcgcttatatgaattccaactctgtttgccaaccagtgggagcagtctaaactttgcaggtgcgtatgacgtcacgcgttaactcgtttatatgatcttttttatttaatatctatACTCAACAAACTAGTATCTTCTCTAAATATTATTTCGAAAAAACCCAGCTCGGACGCCATGAaggatgtttaaagaaaaatagtTATATTCTGGAAACTTTCGAGAAGTAACAAGTCAAAAGAAACTTGCACTATAACAAGACATTATTTTCGTTCTAGTAGTAATGACGATCCACAAGGTTTAAACATGCTAGCCACATTTGTTAGAAAAACAATAATATTCACTTCAGCAAAGTGTTCTTATGAGCTGAAAAACATTTAGAGGCGGGCAGTTACCCTAAAATGACTGTAGTAAAAACGTGGTAACGATCGTGAGgtcatgttttttgtttaatcttcatgaaactctgcCAGAACATTTCTTTCAATGATATCTCAGctaatttgaaatatttcaggATCGTTAACACAAATGGCCGCCTTATGGTGGAGCATTTTCCTCAAATGGCTGAGGTGAAACTTTATTTCCGATCAAGCCGATTTGTTTgtcaaatttcattaaattcGGTCATAGCAAAAGTTCTTATTATATCTCAACAGAGTTCGAAACTTGTTCCAAAAagataaaaaacatggccaccatagGCCTAGTAATTCGTCTTATATTGCTAAAGTGAAAGCTAATTATCTCTCTCGTAGTCATATTTTAATACAAAGAAGTTAAACTACAGCTGCTGTAGCAGtcttgcattctcattatatagaAGAAAAAAGTTAAATGCCCGAAGCGTTCGAGTGGACTCGAAATATACCAATATTTACCAATTAAGTACCAATATCAAAGTAAAGTTACTTAATCTGCAATATGGAAAGCTTTAGACATTTTTACGGTATCAGagtattggtactaaatatgcaaTATGGAAATCTAAAGACATTTTACCGTATCAAAGTATTGGTACTAAATCTGCAATATGGAAAGCTTAAAAAAACAATGCTCAATTCATTTTATTGTTAGGagtttaatgtataaatatataatttatatacattaagaatatataaacatatacaattaaGCAACTAAAAAATAACTGTATGCACTGGTACTTAACAGTTTATCGTTTTACAAAACAATGACCTCCCTCCCCACAAAACATCATCAACTAAACTAGCACTGATTTATCGTTATGATCCATGTGCATGACCGTTTAACATGATGAGCAACGCCAGTGTTTGGCAGGTCATTATTAGATACGTCAATGATAGCCTGGTCAGAAAGATCAGTGATGTCAATGTCCTCTAGCGTGTCATAGTCTGCTTCAATCTGTTTTGCTCTCACAGATGAATTCCTCACCATAGTGTACGCTTTCAACCAACGACGTCTCGGCCTTCCTAACGCAGTCCAAGAGCTGGAATAAGTGACGTCTTTTGAAACGTCATCAACGGTTCCGTATGTGTTAAGGCGAGCCTGGTTCCGGTCGTGTGGCATACCATCAATCAGAATGTCACAAAATACCAACAAGACCGGGTGTCGATGGCACTCTTCGAAGTGGAGGAAACTAACGTAGTTCATATAACCTAACGAACAAAAATAAAACGACTTTGTGAATTATAACAATCAACAGCATTTAGAGAAAattgacgaatacccccacatgccgcattgacacataatattttgcatgttgtcttcacaaaaa
Protein-coding sequences here:
- the LOC127845429 gene encoding stimulated by retinoic acid gene 6 protein-like isoform X2: MWNLLSGVLIFYAFTLLQKLFCRGLLQTRISVDSQGKQDTSVILVLDNRKIFHNVTYFTFFFYIVLGLFGCLLTIIKGMILGIMYLSRLDKCGLVNGFETWDKGYMNYVSFLHFEECHRHPVLLVFCDILIDGMPHDRNQARLNTYGTVDDVSKDVTYSSSWTALGRPRRRWLKAYTMVRNSSVRAKQIEADYDTLEDIDITDLSDQAIIDVSNNDLPNTGVAHHVKRSCTWIITINQC
- the LOC127845429 gene encoding stimulated by retinoic acid gene 6 protein-like isoform X1 — encoded protein: MAYAGSQIAYIQWGYIIVWAVLLLTFFALAYLPYRAACVRTNLSRCPEVHVEPSTRISVDSQGKQDTSVILVLDNRKIFHNVTYFTFFFYIVLGLFGCLLTIIKGMILGIMYLSRLDKCGLVNGFETWDKGYMNYVSFLHFEECHRHPVLLVFCDILIDGMPHDRNQARLNTYGTVDDVSKDVTYSSSWTALGRPRRRWLKAYTMVRNSSVRAKQIEADYDTLEDIDITDLSDQAIIDVSNNDLPNTGVAHHVKRSCTWIITINQC